In Callospermophilus lateralis isolate mCalLat2 chromosome 19, mCalLat2.hap1, whole genome shotgun sequence, the following are encoded in one genomic region:
- the Tmem270 gene encoding transmembrane protein 270: MEAVPPVRSSLLGILMQVLRLSVLLVQNRVHLYSFLLLKISLFRHWVSGLAQEAQGSCSPQAHPPTGIASCPLVRALRAGLALLWVPMWLLLWGPRLVCEAVLDSARTLGLALQRLGAGTWLGLSVDTWGQLFLSCLHSLMLAALLLLLLTWRLFQKAHRFSLGWLPSQNCAVLELRRLYRWVESTVALTSWHLAYLVTWTTCLASYLLQAAFEHTAQLAEAQGAEPQEAPGPLPESKLHEPSTRKAGPVLPEPGAPGE; encoded by the exons CTGGTCCAGAACCGTGTTCACCTGTACAGCTTCCTTCTGCTGAAGATCAGCCTCTTCCGGCACTGGGTGTCGGGACTGGCCCAGGAGGCCCAGGGCTCCTGCAGcccacaggcccacccacccacgGGAATTGCCAGCTGCCCCCTGGTCCGGGCTCTGCGGGCAGGACTGGCACTGCTGTGGGTCCCGATgtggctgctgctgtggggacccAGGCTGGTGTGTGAGGCAGTGCTGGACAGTGCCCGGACCCTGGGCCTGGCCCTGCAGCGCCTTGGTGCCGGCACGTGGCTGGGGCTGTCCGTGGACACCTGGGGGCAGCTGTTCCTGTCGTGCCTGCACAGCCTCATGCTGGCggccctgctgctgctgctgctcaccTGGAGGCTGTTCCAGAAGGCTCACCGCTTCAGCCTGGGCTGGCTGCCCAGCCAG AACTGTGCAGTGCTGGAGCTGAGGCGCCTGTACAGGTGGGTGGAGAGCACCGTGGCCCTCACCTCCTGGCACCTGGCCTATCTTGTCACCTGGACCACCTGCCTCGCCTCCTACCTGCTGCAGGCTGCCTTTGAGCACACGGCCCAGCTGGCGGAAGCTCAGGGGGCTGAACCCCAGGAGGCCCCAGGACCCTTGCCTGAGTCCAAGCTCCATGAGCCCTCCACCCGCAAGGCGGGCCCAGTCCTGCCAGAGCCTGGAGCCCCTGGAGAATAA